A stretch of Aerococcus urinaehominis DNA encodes these proteins:
- the thiI gene encoding tRNA uracil 4-sulfurtransferase ThiI has product MEPMIMIRYGEISIKGRNKKKFTKRLQENIKELFTDMPNMEVSRSHDYMFIAPNGEPIDEIADRLKKVAGIQSFSYAYVCPRDFEQLEILSREVLKQELARREIKTFKVMTSRSDRSYEMDTPQINRELGASILDAFPQLQVDVNEPDLIVRVKVRTDDFFLSTNWIDGLGGLPVGSSANGLLMLSGGIDSPVAGFLAMKRGIRITAVHFASPPYTSPQALQKAKDLTEKLTQYAGWINFVEVPFTEVQEAIKAQVPDAYLMTITRRFMMRISDRLRDQFNAYAIINGESIGQVASQTLESMYAINAVTTTPVLRPLVTMDKIDIIDIAQKIDTYELSIQPFEDCCTVFAPPSPKTTPHLDKVEKFEARMDVEGLVNRAVAGIKFERIQPNSQVNSSQDFSDLL; this is encoded by the coding sequence ATGGAACCAATGATTATGATTCGTTACGGTGAGATCTCTATTAAGGGCCGTAACAAGAAAAAATTTACTAAACGTTTACAAGAAAATATTAAAGAGCTATTTACTGATATGCCCAATATGGAAGTATCCCGTAGCCATGATTATATGTTTATCGCACCCAACGGTGAGCCAATTGATGAAATTGCTGACCGCTTAAAAAAAGTAGCGGGTATTCAAAGTTTTTCCTATGCTTATGTATGCCCACGTGATTTTGAGCAATTAGAGATACTAAGCCGTGAAGTTTTAAAACAAGAATTAGCCCGTCGTGAGATTAAAACTTTTAAAGTGATGACATCAAGGTCTGACCGTTCCTATGAAATGGATACACCACAAATTAATCGGGAATTGGGTGCTAGTATTCTGGACGCCTTTCCTCAATTACAAGTCGATGTTAATGAGCCAGATTTAATTGTTAGGGTCAAAGTGAGGACCGATGACTTTTTCTTATCTACTAATTGGATTGATGGCCTGGGTGGTTTACCAGTTGGCTCATCTGCCAATGGGTTGTTAATGTTATCGGGAGGAATTGATTCGCCGGTTGCCGGCTTCCTAGCTATGAAGCGAGGCATTCGTATTACTGCTGTTCATTTTGCTTCGCCTCCTTACACGAGCCCACAAGCCTTGCAAAAGGCTAAGGACCTTACTGAGAAGTTAACCCAGTATGCTGGTTGGATTAACTTTGTCGAAGTGCCATTTACGGAAGTTCAAGAAGCCATTAAAGCCCAAGTTCCCGATGCTTATTTAATGACTATTACGCGTCGTTTCATGATGAGAATTTCTGATCGTTTGCGCGACCAATTCAACGCTTACGCAATTATTAATGGGGAATCTATTGGTCAGGTTGCGTCACAAACTTTAGAAAGCATGTATGCTATTAATGCTGTCACTACTACTCCAGTCTTAAGACCATTAGTTACCATGGATAAAATTGACATTATCGATATTGCGCAAAAAATTGATACCTACGAACTATCCATTCAACCCTTTGAAGATTGTTGTACTGTATTTGCCCCGCCATCGCCAAAAACAACTCCGCATTTGGATAAAGTAGAAAAATTTGAGGCCCGAATGGATGTAGAAGGCTTAGTTAATCGCGCTGTTGCTGGGATAAAATTTGAACGTATCCAGCCAAATAGTCAGGTTAATTCAAGCCAAGATTTTAGCGATTTACTATAA
- a CDS encoding VOC family protein gives MTRTVTQSTTQIETAAVTINAKNPEKLSKFYQDIIGLTLFKKDQGVYSLGVGENHVLVEIYPANSADTPRTGLYHMAFLLPTRKDLADNLYHLLKSGQELEGASDHGYSEALYLHDLEGNGIEIYADKDQTEWEISTEGYISGIVEPMDGDGVLALADQSDYYAGMPAGTIMGHIHLSVADLDPVINFYYHVMGLGVKYAMGQQAVFLASGGYHHHLGANTWQNRGSQDRDSHGMGLRSLVWQASASDMAIIKENLDQRQIFYQEKDNGLSFHDPSGNLVEVKLA, from the coding sequence ATGACTAGAACAGTTACTCAATCGACGACTCAAATTGAAACAGCTGCAGTGACTATTAATGCAAAAAATCCTGAGAAACTGAGTAAATTTTACCAGGATATTATTGGCTTAACTTTATTCAAAAAGGACCAAGGTGTCTATAGCCTGGGAGTAGGAGAAAATCATGTATTAGTTGAGATATATCCAGCTAACTCAGCTGATACGCCACGCACAGGCCTTTATCATATGGCCTTCTTACTACCGACTCGCAAGGACTTAGCTGATAATCTTTACCATCTACTTAAATCGGGACAGGAACTGGAAGGGGCTTCAGACCATGGCTATTCTGAAGCACTTTACTTACATGACCTTGAAGGTAATGGGATTGAAATCTATGCCGACAAGGATCAGACTGAATGGGAGATTAGTACTGAAGGTTATATCAGCGGCATAGTTGAGCCGATGGATGGTGATGGTGTTTTGGCCTTAGCAGACCAATCTGACTATTATGCGGGTATGCCTGCCGGTACAATTATGGGACATATCCACTTGTCTGTAGCTGATCTTGACCCAGTTATTAATTTCTACTACCATGTGATGGGCTTGGGAGTTAAATATGCCATGGGTCAACAAGCTGTCTTCTTAGCCAGTGGTGGCTACCACCATCATTTAGGGGCTAATACTTGGCAAAACCGCGGTAGCCAAGATAGAGATAGCCATGGTATGGGTCTGCGGAGCCTAGTATGGCAGGCTAGCGCCAGTGATATGGCCATCATTAAGGAAAATCTAGACCAGCGCCAGATTTTCTATCAAGAAAAAGATAATGGCTTAAGCTTTCACGATCCAAGTGGTAATTTGGTTGAGGTGAAGCTTGCTTGA
- a CDS encoding DUF4044 domain-containing protein: MARQTGKQTSFEKQARRKKRREKRGKFFVWVMLIAIAGSVLLSVGYALLGYFGIL; the protein is encoded by the coding sequence ATGGCTCGTCAAACAGGTAAACAAACTAGCTTTGAAAAACAGGCTCGTCGTAAAAAACGCCGCGAAAAACGTGGTAAATTCTTTGTCTGGGTAATGTTGATTGCCATTGCTGGCTCAGTACTTCTGAGCGTTGGTTACGCATTACTCGGCTATTTCGGTATTTTATAA
- the gndA gene encoding NADP-dependent phosphogluconate dehydrogenase, protein MSKAQIGVVGMAVMGKNLALNIESRGYQVAVFNRTTSKTEEVVAENPDKNLLAATSLEDFVASLETPRRIVLMVKAGPATDATIKSLLPLLDEGDVLIDGGNTFFKDTMRRSEELAESGIHFIGMGVSGGEEGALKGPSLMPGGQKEAYDLVAPILEKIAAKAPQDQAPCVTYIGPNGAGHFVKMVHNGIEYGDMQLIAESYDLLRRYLDLSVAEIADYFKEWNQGELDSYLIEITADILTKKDPDTGKPMVDVILDRAGNKGTGKWTSQSSLDLGVPLQTITESVYARYISALKEERVIASKQLNGPEALAFEGDKADFVEDVRQALFFSKIMSYAQGFAQYREASETYDWDLNYQEIAKIFRAGCIIRAQFLDDIAAAYDKDGQLQNILLDDYFQAIAEKYQAATRRVAAAAIQAGIPVPGFTSALSYYDSYRTETLPANIIQAQRDYFGAHTYERTDRPGSYHFLWDQEKEIDA, encoded by the coding sequence ATGTCTAAAGCCCAAATTGGTGTAGTTGGTATGGCGGTAATGGGGAAAAACCTGGCCCTGAATATTGAAAGTCGGGGTTACCAAGTAGCTGTCTTTAACCGAACTACAAGTAAAACTGAGGAAGTTGTAGCAGAAAATCCAGATAAAAATTTACTAGCCGCAACTAGCTTAGAAGACTTTGTGGCCAGTTTAGAAACACCTCGGCGGATTGTCTTGATGGTTAAAGCTGGACCGGCTACCGATGCCACTATTAAATCACTCTTACCGCTTTTAGATGAAGGGGATGTGCTCATTGACGGTGGTAATACCTTCTTCAAGGATACCATGCGTCGCTCAGAAGAATTAGCTGAGTCAGGTATTCACTTTATTGGTATGGGAGTTTCTGGGGGTGAAGAAGGCGCCCTTAAAGGTCCTAGCTTGATGCCAGGAGGGCAAAAAGAAGCTTATGACTTAGTAGCGCCAATTTTAGAAAAAATTGCTGCTAAGGCGCCTCAAGACCAGGCACCATGCGTGACTTACATTGGCCCTAATGGCGCTGGTCATTTTGTTAAAATGGTTCATAATGGCATTGAGTATGGGGATATGCAGCTAATTGCTGAATCTTACGACTTACTACGTCGCTATTTAGATTTATCAGTTGCTGAGATTGCCGATTATTTTAAAGAGTGGAACCAAGGTGAACTTGATTCTTATCTAATTGAAATTACCGCCGATATCCTAACTAAGAAAGATCCTGACACCGGTAAGCCAATGGTTGATGTGATTTTAGACCGGGCTGGTAATAAAGGAACTGGTAAATGGACCTCTCAATCTTCACTCGATTTAGGTGTGCCATTGCAAACCATCACGGAGTCAGTTTATGCTCGTTATATTTCAGCACTTAAGGAAGAACGGGTTATTGCTTCAAAACAATTAAATGGTCCTGAGGCCTTAGCTTTTGAGGGCGATAAGGCAGACTTTGTTGAAGATGTGCGCCAAGCGCTGTTCTTCTCTAAGATTATGTCCTATGCGCAAGGCTTTGCCCAATACCGTGAAGCTAGTGAAACTTATGATTGGGATCTTAACTACCAAGAGATTGCCAAAATCTTCCGGGCAGGCTGCATTATCCGGGCCCAATTCCTAGATGATATCGCTGCTGCTTATGATAAGGATGGCCAACTGCAAAATATTCTGCTGGATGATTATTTCCAAGCTATTGCGGAAAAATATCAAGCAGCAACTCGGCGTGTAGCTGCTGCTGCTATCCAAGCAGGTATTCCAGTACCTGGTTTCACCAGTGCCTTGTCATATTATGATAGCTACCGGACAGAAACTTTACCGGCTAACATTATTCAAGCCCAACGTGACTATTTCGGAGCCCATACCTATGAACGGACTGACCGCCCAGGTTCTTATCACTTCTTATGGGATCAAGAAAAAGAAATTGATGCCTAG
- the yidC gene encoding membrane protein insertase YidC — MTINFLKSSRLKFNLMMLTSIFFLTGCVNAKDSNSLTFKLFVQPINNLIEWLADFFNGNYGWAIIAITIIVRLVLLPLTMKQLNATTKQSVKMQKIQPYLKDIQERQKRAQTQAEQMQIAQEQQALFKDNNISMLGGMGCLPLLIQLPIISGMYNAIRLNEGIANFTFFNTDLGEPSIVYGIIAVALYALQSVITIQAVPEEQKAQMKSSMMMMPIMMAFIVFTTPAGLTLYFIVGGLWAILQSLYTNKVFRPRVQAQVEAELAENPIKFNTSNQANGPIKDVTNTVSKQIDRQSKGNRNQGKQNKS, encoded by the coding sequence TTGACCATTAATTTTTTGAAATCAAGTCGGCTAAAATTCAACTTGATGATGCTGACCAGTATCTTTTTCCTCACCGGGTGTGTAAATGCCAAGGATTCCAATTCACTAACTTTTAAGCTTTTTGTCCAACCCATTAACAATCTTATTGAATGGCTAGCGGACTTCTTCAATGGTAATTATGGTTGGGCTATTATTGCCATCACTATTATTGTGCGTTTAGTTTTGCTACCTTTAACTATGAAACAGTTAAACGCAACAACTAAACAATCTGTAAAAATGCAAAAAATCCAGCCTTACCTTAAGGATATTCAAGAACGTCAAAAACGTGCTCAAACCCAGGCTGAGCAAATGCAAATTGCCCAAGAGCAACAAGCCCTCTTTAAGGACAATAATATTTCTATGCTCGGCGGTATGGGCTGCCTCCCCCTACTCATCCAGCTACCAATTATTTCGGGAATGTATAATGCTATCCGCCTTAATGAAGGGATTGCTAACTTCACCTTCTTCAATACTGATTTAGGTGAGCCTAGCATCGTCTACGGTATTATCGCAGTCGCCCTCTATGCCCTCCAATCTGTTATTACCATCCAGGCGGTTCCTGAAGAACAGAAGGCTCAGATGAAGTCTTCGATGATGATGATGCCCATCATGATGGCCTTCATCGTCTTTACTACCCCAGCTGGTCTGACCCTCTACTTTATCGTCGGTGGTCTCTGGGCTATTTTACAATCACTTTATACCAATAAAGTCTTCCGCCCACGTGTGCAAGCCCAGGTTGAGGCGGAACTGGCTGAAAATCCTATTAAATTTAATACAAGTAACCAAGCTAATGGCCCCATCAAAGATGTAACTAATACAGTTAGTAAACAGATTGATAGGCAGTCAAAAGGTAACCGTAACCAAGGTAAACAAAATAAATCATAA
- a CDS encoding acylphosphatase, protein MESKIYQITGQVQGVGFRYTASQLARQLGIKGQVANMADGSVQLVVQASPDLIDELLTSLKAPKHNTAINIDQIDLVATKNMPVFKDFSIYRP, encoded by the coding sequence ATGGAAAGTAAAATTTATCAAATCACTGGCCAAGTGCAGGGGGTCGGATTTCGTTATACTGCTAGTCAGTTAGCTCGTCAACTAGGTATAAAGGGCCAAGTCGCCAATATGGCTGACGGCAGCGTACAATTAGTAGTACAAGCTAGTCCTGACTTAATCGATGAGCTTTTAACTAGTCTCAAAGCACCTAAGCACAACACTGCCATCAATATTGACCAAATTGACTTAGTGGCAACCAAAAACATGCCAGTTTTTAAGGATTTTTCAATCTATAGACCTTAG
- a CDS encoding DNA translocase FtsK: MAKRKTNRRKKQSNSGYQALALLIILVLIIVGLLNLGIIGQIVRAIIQFFVGQLYLVVMVLGLVIVIYYLLAGRGVNWNNRFNLSLLMLLPIVLTLLHAWSYQSIAARQESVITITFNRGLTNFSQDQLSQLGGGLIGGILYALSYLLVSQIGTYILCGLALIVIFCFLFNITWFDLLEGFRLLADAVANWVKSFGQATSQQFADYQQANQDKKAAKAKQASSDQQARPSHRKKNQVKAAENQDVNRYERDEEVPIIAASGQTRQTNNGQPEQTQLDIPDIQAHKLAKDEDHSRDSHDDGDSDLDMADIDQMVMSGDDENPNYQLPPASLLSHVEATDQSSEYDVIKQNIKKLEATFESFNVDARVVKANLGPSVTKYEVEPAVGVKVSKIVGLSDDIALSLAAKDIRIEAPIPGRSVIGIEVPNQQVSLVSFKESFENQPSSDKLLEVPLGRDISGNIRTADLTKMPHLLVAGSTGSGKSVAINGIIVSILLKAKPNQVKLMMIDPKKVELNVYNGIPHLLTPVVTNPRKAAQALNKVVQEMERRYELFAATGQRNIDAYNELVHHNQTSNDEAISQLPYIVVIVDELADLMMVASKEVEAAITRLAQMARAAGIHMILATQRPSVDVITGIIKANVPSRMAFAVSSGTDSRTIIDQNGAEKLLGRGDMLFMPMGESKPVRIQGAFIRDEDVETVVDFVKDQQEANYVEAMMPTDQEAIDPGEEVDELFDQALDYVKTQENISTSKLQRRFRIGYNRAARMIEDMEMRGYVGPQEGSKARVVNIYQEKTDDDLPQ; the protein is encoded by the coding sequence ATGGCGAAAAGAAAAACTAATCGAAGAAAAAAGCAAAGTAATTCTGGCTACCAGGCTCTGGCCCTCCTGATAATTTTAGTGCTAATTATTGTGGGCCTTTTGAACTTAGGGATTATCGGCCAGATTGTTCGGGCTATCATACAATTTTTTGTAGGTCAACTATACTTGGTTGTTATGGTGTTAGGTTTAGTAATTGTGATTTATTATTTACTCGCCGGACGAGGTGTCAACTGGAACAATCGTTTTAATTTATCCCTATTAATGTTGCTGCCAATTGTCTTAACCCTACTCCATGCTTGGTCATATCAAAGTATTGCTGCTAGGCAGGAATCAGTCATTACTATTACCTTTAATCGTGGTCTGACAAACTTTAGTCAAGACCAGCTGAGTCAATTAGGTGGTGGATTAATAGGGGGCATTCTATATGCCTTATCCTACCTGCTTGTGAGCCAAATCGGCACCTATATTTTATGTGGTTTAGCTTTGATTGTTATTTTTTGTTTTTTATTTAATATTACATGGTTTGATTTGCTAGAAGGCTTCCGGCTGTTAGCTGATGCCGTGGCTAATTGGGTGAAATCTTTTGGGCAGGCAACCAGTCAACAATTTGCTGACTACCAGCAAGCTAACCAGGATAAAAAGGCTGCTAAGGCTAAGCAGGCATCTTCAGACCAGCAAGCAAGACCTAGCCACCGCAAGAAAAACCAAGTCAAGGCGGCTGAAAATCAAGATGTCAACCGCTATGAGCGTGATGAGGAAGTGCCGATTATAGCAGCTAGTGGCCAAACTAGGCAGACTAATAATGGCCAGCCTGAGCAGACCCAGCTGGATATCCCTGATATCCAAGCTCATAAGTTGGCTAAAGACGAGGATCATAGCCGGGATAGTCATGATGATGGTGATTCAGATTTAGACATGGCGGATATTGATCAGATGGTCATGTCGGGAGATGATGAGAATCCCAACTATCAATTACCGCCGGCTAGTTTACTGAGCCATGTTGAGGCGACTGACCAATCAAGTGAATATGATGTTATTAAGCAAAACATCAAGAAGCTTGAGGCTACCTTTGAAAGTTTTAATGTAGATGCGCGTGTGGTTAAGGCTAATCTTGGTCCTTCTGTAACTAAATATGAAGTGGAACCGGCCGTTGGGGTTAAGGTCAGCAAGATTGTTGGCTTATCTGATGATATTGCCTTGTCCCTTGCAGCCAAAGATATCCGTATCGAAGCACCTATTCCTGGTAGAAGTGTAATTGGTATCGAGGTACCTAACCAACAAGTAAGCCTTGTATCCTTTAAAGAAAGCTTCGAAAACCAGCCTAGCTCAGACAAACTCCTGGAAGTGCCATTAGGCCGTGATATCTCAGGTAATATTCGTACGGCAGATTTAACCAAAATGCCCCACTTACTAGTAGCTGGGTCAACTGGGTCAGGTAAGTCAGTTGCTATTAATGGGATTATTGTATCAATCTTACTCAAGGCTAAACCCAACCAGGTTAAGCTGATGATGATTGACCCTAAAAAAGTAGAATTAAATGTCTATAATGGCATTCCACACTTATTGACCCCAGTGGTAACTAATCCACGTAAGGCTGCACAAGCCCTTAATAAAGTAGTTCAAGAAATGGAGCGACGTTATGAGTTATTTGCAGCTACTGGGCAGCGAAATATTGATGCCTACAATGAATTAGTCCACCATAACCAAACATCCAACGATGAAGCCATCAGTCAACTACCTTATATTGTAGTGATTGTGGATGAGCTGGCTGACTTGATGATGGTGGCATCTAAAGAGGTTGAAGCAGCCATTACTCGTTTAGCTCAAATGGCGCGGGCAGCAGGTATTCATATGATTTTAGCGACGCAAAGACCTTCAGTGGACGTTATTACCGGCATTATCAAGGCTAATGTGCCTTCACGGATGGCTTTTGCGGTTTCTTCGGGAACTGATTCACGCACTATTATTGATCAGAACGGGGCTGAAAAGCTTTTAGGACGTGGTGATATGCTCTTTATGCCAATGGGAGAATCTAAGCCGGTTCGTATTCAAGGCGCCTTTATTAGGGACGAGGATGTTGAAACAGTGGTGGATTTTGTCAAGGACCAGCAAGAGGCAAATTATGTGGAAGCCATGATGCCCACTGACCAGGAGGCAATTGATCCTGGTGAGGAAGTGGATGAGCTCTTTGACCAAGCTTTGGACTATGTCAAGACGCAAGAAAATATTTCAACTTCTAAATTGCAACGTCGCTTCCGGATTGGTTATAATCGGGCGGCACGTATGATTGAAGATATGGAAATGCGCGGCTATGTTGGTCCCCAGGAAGGTTCAAAGGCCAGGGTAGTTAACATTTACCAAGAAAAAACTGATGATGACCTACCTCAATAA
- the pgsA gene encoding CDP-diacylglycerol--glycerol-3-phosphate 3-phosphatidyltransferase: MNLPNKLTIFRILLIPVFMLLTSFDLAWGYLEMNGQSLSWQLLLAALIFAGASFTDWLDGYIARRDQLVTNFGKFADPLADKMLVATAMIQLVALNLAPAWLVSIIIMRELAVTGLRLLLVQDGEVMAAAWPGKVKTFTQMLAVILLLVNDIPFNFLPISLGQLCLYLALIFTLYSGIDYFVKNKHVFADGL; this comes from the coding sequence GTGAATTTACCCAATAAGCTGACTATTTTTAGAATATTATTAATTCCCGTATTTATGCTCTTAACTAGTTTTGACTTAGCCTGGGGTTACTTAGAAATGAACGGGCAGAGTCTCTCTTGGCAGTTATTACTAGCTGCTCTAATTTTTGCTGGTGCTTCTTTTACGGATTGGCTTGACGGCTATATTGCGAGAAGAGACCAGCTGGTCACTAACTTTGGTAAATTTGCTGACCCGCTAGCAGATAAGATGCTTGTGGCGACAGCCATGATTCAATTGGTGGCTCTTAATTTAGCACCGGCCTGGCTAGTTTCGATTATCATTATGCGTGAATTAGCCGTGACCGGTTTACGTCTTCTATTGGTTCAAGATGGCGAAGTGATGGCTGCAGCTTGGCCGGGTAAAGTCAAAACCTTCACCCAAATGTTGGCAGTAATTTTATTATTAGTTAATGATATTCCCTTTAATTTCCTGCCTATTTCTCTTGGACAGTTGTGTTTGTATTTAGCACTTATCTTTACCCTGTATTCGGGAATTGATTATTTTGTAAAGAATAAGCACGTTTTTGCTGATGGTTTATAA
- a CDS encoding competence/damage-inducible protein A produces the protein MQAEIIAVGTELLMGQIANTNAQFIAKHLNELAINHYQQTVVGDNPQRLVQATKAAEARGADLLIYSGGIGPTRDDLTKQTLADYLGLSYQVDPNHLAYLEEDFASRGRELTANNKNMALVIEGGQALTNPKGQALGALIEKGGRTYIMLPGPPSELKAMFMSQVFPYLQEKSGQADWLMSRYLNFFGLGESQIATSLDDLIAGQTNPTIAIYAANYLVTVRITANADDKDQALDLLDNLQAEILDRIGDNFVGLGENFDPASLVRDYLADQNLTIALAESLTGGLAAAKLVALPGISQYFQGSIVAYQAQAKHDLLNVDQAVLDQHGMVSSACARLMAENTRVAYQADIGLSFTGVAGPEEMEGQPVGKVFVGIARRGQESQVLDLQLYGNRQDIRTRAIYQAFITLTKEQNICS, from the coding sequence ATGCAAGCGGAGATTATTGCGGTCGGAACAGAATTATTGATGGGGCAAATTGCAAATACCAATGCACAATTTATAGCTAAGCACCTAAATGAGCTAGCGATTAATCATTACCAGCAAACTGTGGTGGGGGATAATCCTCAACGCTTGGTTCAAGCTACCAAGGCTGCAGAAGCTCGAGGGGCTGATTTATTGATTTATTCAGGTGGTATTGGACCAACCAGGGATGATTTGACGAAGCAAACTCTTGCAGATTATCTGGGCTTATCTTACCAAGTAGATCCCAATCATTTAGCCTATTTAGAGGAAGACTTTGCCAGTCGTGGCCGAGAGTTAACAGCAAATAATAAAAATATGGCTTTGGTTATTGAGGGCGGACAAGCGCTAACAAACCCTAAAGGGCAAGCCTTGGGTGCCTTAATAGAGAAGGGAGGCCGGACCTATATTATGCTACCCGGTCCTCCTAGTGAGCTAAAGGCAATGTTTATGAGTCAGGTTTTCCCTTATTTACAGGAAAAATCGGGACAAGCGGACTGGCTTATGTCACGCTACTTGAATTTTTTTGGCTTGGGTGAATCGCAAATTGCTACTAGCCTAGATGATCTAATTGCTGGTCAAACGAATCCAACCATTGCCATTTATGCGGCTAATTATTTAGTAACTGTACGGATTACTGCTAACGCTGATGATAAAGACCAGGCCCTAGATTTGTTAGATAATTTACAAGCAGAGATCCTAGATAGGATCGGCGATAATTTTGTTGGTCTAGGAGAAAATTTTGATCCTGCTAGCCTAGTGCGTGATTATCTAGCTGACCAGAATTTGACGATTGCACTTGCTGAAAGCTTAACTGGTGGTTTAGCTGCAGCTAAATTAGTTGCTTTACCAGGTATATCGCAATATTTCCAAGGCAGCATTGTGGCCTACCAGGCCCAGGCCAAACATGATTTATTAAATGTTGATCAAGCGGTGTTAGACCAGCATGGTATGGTAAGCTCGGCATGTGCGCGCCTGATGGCTGAAAATACACGCGTAGCTTACCAGGCTGACATTGGCTTATCCTTTACTGGCGTCGCCGGTCCTGAGGAAATGGAAGGCCAACCGGTCGGTAAGGTATTTGTCGGTATTGCTCGTCGTGGTCAAGAAAGTCAGGTTTTAGACCTGCAATTGTACGGAAATCGACAAGATATTCGGACTCGGGCTATCTACCAAGCTTTTATCACCCTAACAAAAGAACAGAACATTTGTTCTTGA